The DNA segment ctaaaaatccTCTCCTAAGTCTGGGCCAAATCTGGCCCGTTCTTTCTTCCTTCTCGCCCAAGCTGGCCCGCTtgctcctccctcttcttctctctcttgggCCACCTCTTCTTTTCTCCCGCTCGGCCTAGCACCCGAGCCAGCCCAGGCCGCTCGAAACACCCGAGTTTGTACGATGCTACCGGAGCCGCATCCCTCTCTGAATCTAGCTGCGCCGTTGCTTCCCTTACCAAATAAGATGTGAAAACGAAATCCCCTAATCCTCCTCTTCCATTCCTCCATGAAATCCCCAAATGTCCTAAAAGGAAATCATGTGAATTTCAACACTATTTCTAACCCGGAGAACTCGGTAAAACCCTAGCTTCAAGAGGAAAGACTCATAGATATGGCGGATGTGATAGTATTCGAGACGACGGACGAAAAACCCACCGGAAgccatatgtattttttaagtaggtatagatatagatacaGATGTACCACCTCCCTTGTTACATGTCATGCCCTGTGCTGTCTCTTAAACCCCTATCCTTGAATCCTGGTTTCGCAACtgctaataaatataatatatttattatttttttataataattagtataatgaaaataaattgCCGGGAGTTTCGCGGGTAATAACTGACTTACCTGCCCTTCGGACATCTCTAACCATCTCATAGCCTCCCTCCCGccttccctcttcttcctcggcttCGGCCGCCGTGCTAAACTCTCCGTACAGACCGCTCGCCGCACCGCAGTGACAATCACGACGACGGCGCGAACCCGGCCACTAGGGATAAGGCAAAGATGAGCATGATCGACGTGCTGATCCGGGTGGACGCCATCTGCAAGAAGTACGACAAGTACGACGCCGACAAGCACCgcaatggcgccgccgccgacccttTCTCCCGTCTctacgccgccgtcgacgccgacatCGACGCTGCCATCGAGGTCGATCGATCATCTCCTCGATCGTATCCCCACCACATTTGGTTCTCGGATTCTGAAATGTGAATCGAAATTCCAGAAATCCGAGAGGGCCGCGACGGAGACGaaccgggcggcggcggcggcgctcaacTCCGACGTGCGGCGCACCAAGGCGCGGCTCGCGGAGGAGGTCGTCAAGCTCCGGAAGCTCGCCGCCAAGAAGGTGACTGTAGATGATCAATCGTTCAATATCCCCCATTAATCATTTTCGTCATTAGTCTTCTCCATTGCCCATCTGTCACATGATTTAACGTCAATTTGATCAAATCAAAGAATTGATGGCAATGCTGATGGAAATCCGGCGATGCAGGTGAAAGGGCtctcgccggaggaggcggcgctgcgGGGCGACCTGGTCTTGGCATTGCCGGATAGGATCCAGTCCATCCCtgacggtggcagcggcggcggcggcgcggcggatcaGAACGGCGGCGGGAATGTCCGGCCGGGGATCAAGTTCGATTCTTCAGGTTTTGTTGTTTTCCTTAAGTTGGTATTTGTCTTCCATCCTTGGTACTAGTAAACAAAGAATCCTCCTATGAATTTGGCAAGAATTTGTTACAAGAACAGTAAATAATGTGACAAGAATTAATGGCACATTAACATGTTCTGAACTGATATATCTTCAGGGTTTGAACTAATTTGTGCTTGTCATGTACTCATATTGTGTTGATGAAATTTAGCTGAAAATTTGGACGAGGCGTACTTCCAAACCACCGAAGAATCGGAGGAGTTCAGAAGAGAGTACGAAATACGGCGAACCAAACAGGTAAGTTTGTGCCTATCCATGGAACCGAATGTTCACTTGATCAAACGCATTTCTCGACTGAATTTGCATATCAAAATAAATCACCTGAAAACACGATTCAGTTTATTCATTTCACTTTTAAAAGAACTTGTGACAGCTGAGCTGAAAATTTTAATGCACAGGATGAAGGGCTGGAGTTCATCTCTGAAGGTTTGGACACACTGAAAAGCCTGGCAGAGGACATGAACGAGGTCAGTATTGTAGCTAATGCATATGATGCTTCTGCATATGGCCCCATTTTTTCTGCATTCTGAGTGATAAAATTAGAGCTGAAATTGTGCATGTAACCCTGCAGGAACTGAACAGGCAGATGCCTATGATGGATGAGATTGACAACAAGGTCAGTTTGCACCATTCACATAGTGTCTCAATCTCTTATGGTTTAAGTTGATGGGAACACATAATTAAGCACAAATTTTGCAGGTGGATAAATCTAATGCAGACCTCAGAAAGACTAATGTCAGGCTAAAAGAAACGGTCAACCAGGTGAGCAATTGATTCTTCTGAACCATAAATAGTTTAACAACAAATCCAATGCTAGTGATCTTAGGTTTGCTGACAAATATGTCATTCCTGCAGTTTCGATCGACCAGGAACTTCATGATTGATCTTATCTTGATTTGCATCATTCTTGGCATTGCTGCCTACCTCTACGAGTAAGTGTTCATCTTTTCATTGATTACTTCGCTTTTGTTCTAGCATGCACATCTGATCTGTTTcaatctgtttcttttttttctgatgcaGCATACTCAATCAATGAATCTCACTGGTTCCGTCATCACCTGTTCAGGAATAACATGTTCCAAGATTCCAGGAGTAAATGATTAACT comes from the Oryza glaberrima chromosome 9, OglaRS2, whole genome shotgun sequence genome and includes:
- the LOC127785388 gene encoding syntaxin-72-like, whose translation is MSMIDVLIRVDAICKKYDKYDADKHRNGAAADPFSRLYAAVDADIDAAIEKSERAATETNRAAAAALNSDVRRTKARLAEEVVKLRKLAAKKVKGLSPEEAALRGDLVLALPDRIQSIPDGGSGGGGAADQNGGGNVRPGIKFDSSAENLDEAYFQTTEESEEFRREYEIRRTKQDEGLEFISEGLDTLKSLAEDMNEELNRQMPMMDEIDNKVDKSNADLRKTNVRLKETVNQFRSTRNFMIDLILICIILGIAAYLYDILNQ